From Mucilaginibacter rubeus, a single genomic window includes:
- a CDS encoding M56 family metallopeptidase — MENLFYNISQVLGVTILQSVWQGLLVWFALRLVFICRPQLSAIKKHNWAMGAMLTISAWFIYTFIHQFRLHEWVNYTSANAPSLLPRFYLPLHEVAARPQNNYYEYVIKGYLPYISALYFVGLVFNLLKVSLSWQRISLIKRTMVPADRLQDFADELCQKLGITKNVWVNFSRMVDAPCMIGFLSPIILLPITLTTYLSATEVEAILLHELSHIKRNDYLLNLMQQFISILLFFNPFAQLINRIINQERENSCDDLVVQTTQQPLIYAHALLKLEQTRQQHLQLALAANGKKYHLLNRIERIMKTKKPIGNIRHLLVAIAIMAAGVSSIAWLNPTIKDGKLTVKKVATPAALHAIFVDDTTHKVKAKKAVTYKKKTQAEIVKAKQRHEDFDYSGFNDAQLERLSAEVSKQGELIGKYYSSNTFKKQQEMLEAKSKALQAYYNSDGMEKMKLEMEKMGQDFQKEYGETSESKKLGEQMGEIGNNIGKYYSSAEFKKMNEGLEKKYGIPHNHGYNGYNDDRDPNYKKYQDELQSKIPAEVKEQTELLKTLGQKMRNRYDSPEFISKRNRMQAMGDSLRLAYDNPDIKKLQEDMKNIGRQMRGFQDSPEIRAAQERLKEASKKLQEYMKSPAFKQKMKLYRDKMDKDFDYKFDNDKLEDIKPDTAD; from the coding sequence ATGGAAAATTTATTCTATAATATAAGCCAGGTGTTGGGCGTAACTATTCTGCAATCGGTATGGCAGGGTTTGTTAGTTTGGTTTGCCTTAAGGTTAGTGTTTATTTGCAGGCCGCAATTATCGGCTATTAAAAAGCACAATTGGGCCATGGGTGCCATGCTCACCATCAGCGCCTGGTTTATATACACGTTTATCCATCAGTTCAGGCTGCACGAGTGGGTTAATTATACATCCGCAAACGCGCCATCTTTATTACCACGTTTCTACCTGCCGTTGCATGAAGTAGCCGCCAGACCACAAAACAACTATTACGAATACGTTATAAAAGGTTATCTCCCTTATATATCTGCCCTTTATTTTGTTGGCTTGGTATTCAACCTGCTCAAAGTGAGCTTAAGCTGGCAAAGGATCAGCCTGATAAAACGTACCATGGTACCTGCAGACAGGCTGCAGGACTTTGCCGATGAGCTTTGCCAAAAGCTGGGTATTACTAAAAATGTGTGGGTAAACTTTAGCCGTATGGTTGATGCCCCTTGCATGATTGGCTTTTTAAGCCCCATTATTTTGTTGCCGATAACCCTTACTACATACTTATCGGCCACCGAGGTTGAAGCCATTTTATTGCACGAGCTCTCACACATTAAACGCAACGACTACCTGCTGAACCTGATGCAGCAATTTATTTCCATACTGTTATTCTTTAATCCCTTTGCCCAATTAATTAACCGCATTATTAACCAGGAGCGTGAAAACAGCTGCGATGATCTGGTTGTGCAAACAACGCAACAACCTTTAATCTACGCGCACGCCCTCCTTAAACTGGAGCAAACCAGGCAACAGCATTTACAGCTGGCCCTGGCTGCTAACGGCAAAAAATATCATTTATTAAACAGAATTGAACGCATCATGAAAACGAAGAAACCTATAGGCAATATCCGCCACCTGCTTGTGGCTATTGCTATAATGGCTGCCGGCGTTAGCAGCATTGCCTGGCTAAACCCCACTATAAAAGATGGTAAGTTAACCGTTAAAAAGGTTGCTACCCCTGCTGCCTTACATGCCATATTTGTTGATGACACCACCCATAAGGTGAAAGCAAAAAAGGCTGTAACCTATAAAAAGAAAACCCAGGCCGAAATTGTAAAAGCCAAACAACGCCATGAAGATTTTGACTACAGCGGCTTTAATGATGCCCAGCTTGAAAGGCTAAGCGCCGAAGTAAGCAAACAAGGCGAGCTGATTGGCAAATACTACAGCAGCAATACTTTTAAAAAGCAACAGGAAATGCTTGAAGCAAAAAGCAAAGCCCTGCAGGCTTATTATAACTCCGATGGCATGGAGAAAATGAAGCTCGAAATGGAAAAAATGGGCCAGGATTTTCAGAAAGAATATGGCGAAACATCCGAATCTAAAAAACTTGGCGAACAGATGGGCGAAATTGGCAACAACATCGGTAAATATTACAGCAGCGCCGAGTTTAAAAAAATGAACGAGGGCCTGGAGAAAAAATACGGCATTCCGCACAATCATGGCTATAACGGTTATAATGACGACAGAGACCCTAACTACAAAAAATATCAGGACGAGCTGCAAAGCAAAATTCCTGCTGAAGTAAAGGAACAAACAGAGCTACTGAAAACCCTGGGCCAGAAAATGCGCAACCGTTATGATTCGCCGGAGTTTATTTCCAAAAGAAACCGCATGCAGGCTATGGGCGATAGCCTGAGGTTGGCTTATGATAATCCTGATATTAAAAAATTACAGGAAGACATGAAAAATATTGGCAGGCAAATGCGTGGTTTCCAGGATAGCCCGGAGATCAGAGCTGCACAAGAACGCCTTAAAGAAGCCAGCAAAAAATTGCAGGAGTATATGAAAAGCCCGGCCTTTAAACAAAAAATGAAACTGTATCGCGATAAAATGGATAAAGACTTTGATTATAAGTTTGACAACGACAAGCTGGAGGATATAAAACCCGACACAGCTGACTAA
- a CDS encoding BlaI/MecI/CopY family transcriptional regulator, producing MEIKPTESELEILQVIWKKGQCTVREVHEELAKNKDAGYTTTLKLMQIMHDKGMVERDTTSKTHLYKALFTMEQAQSNALDKILSTVFKGSTSDLVIQALGQHRASKDEIDAIKNFLNQFDQDKK from the coding sequence ATGGAAATTAAACCAACAGAAAGCGAACTTGAAATTTTACAGGTAATCTGGAAAAAGGGCCAGTGCACCGTACGTGAAGTTCACGAGGAGCTTGCTAAAAACAAGGATGCCGGTTACACCACCACCTTAAAACTCATGCAGATTATGCATGATAAGGGAATGGTTGAGCGCGACACCACTTCAAAAACACATTTATACAAAGCTTTATTCACAATGGAGCAGGCGCAAAGCAACGCTCTGGATAAAATCTTGTCTACTGTATTTAAAGGCTCTACTTCCGACTTGGTGATTCAGGCGCTTGGCCAGCACCGCGCATCAAAAGACGAGATTGACGCTATTAAAAACTTTTTGAATCAATTTGATCAGGACAAAAAATAA
- the murB gene encoding UDP-N-acetylmuramate dehydrogenase produces the protein MLQIQENVSLKNFNTFGIDTRARYFVEIAHETELTELFADPQWQQTQLLVLGGGSNMLMVNDFDGLVVRMNIRGIEHRISHNDVYVEAGCGEVWNDLVNYCVSHDYAGVENLSLIPGSVGASPIQNIGAYGVELKDVFNSCRAFEIATGTFREFNKEDCKFGYRESVFKAELKGLYIIVSVKFHLSMVPNINTRYGAIEQELQNRGISNPTIKDVSQVVAHIRVSKLPDPSTIGNAGSFFKNPVISAEEFAVVQAKFPEVVNYPAADGGVKLAAGWLIEQCGWKGKTVGHTGTWKNQALVLVNHGGATGQEVYSFSSQIIDSVYTKFGVTLQREVNIIS, from the coding sequence ATGCTGCAAATACAGGAAAACGTATCCCTCAAAAACTTTAACACCTTTGGTATTGATACCCGCGCCCGTTATTTTGTAGAAATAGCCCACGAAACCGAATTAACAGAACTGTTTGCCGACCCGCAATGGCAGCAAACACAATTGCTGGTGCTTGGTGGTGGCAGCAATATGCTGATGGTTAATGATTTTGACGGATTGGTTGTACGGATGAATATCCGCGGTATTGAGCATCGCATTAGTCATAACGATGTTTATGTTGAAGCCGGTTGTGGCGAAGTATGGAACGACCTGGTGAACTACTGCGTTTCTCATGATTATGCCGGGGTCGAGAACCTGAGCCTGATCCCCGGTTCGGTAGGGGCGTCGCCTATTCAAAATATAGGTGCTTATGGTGTCGAACTTAAAGATGTGTTTAATAGCTGCCGCGCTTTTGAAATAGCTACCGGTACTTTCAGGGAGTTTAATAAAGAAGATTGTAAGTTCGGTTACCGTGAAAGCGTTTTTAAGGCCGAGCTAAAAGGACTATACATTATAGTATCTGTAAAATTTCATCTTTCAATGGTGCCCAACATTAACACCCGATATGGGGCCATTGAACAGGAGCTGCAAAATAGGGGGATCTCAAACCCTACCATAAAAGATGTATCGCAGGTGGTGGCGCACATCCGGGTTTCTAAGCTGCCCGATCCGTCAACCATAGGTAATGCCGGTAGTTTCTTTAAAAATCCGGTGATCAGCGCTGAAGAATTTGCAGTGGTTCAGGCTAAATTTCCGGAAGTGGTGAACTATCCCGCTGCAGATGGCGGTGTAAAACTGGCTGCCGGATGGCTCATTGAACAGTGCGGATGGAAGGGAAAAACAGTTGGCCACACAGGAACATGGAAGAACCAGGCGCTTGTTTTAGTGAACCACGGCGGGGCCACAGGGCAAGAAGTGTATAGTTTTTCGTCGCAAATCATAGACAGTGTGTACACTAAATTTGGCGTTACACTACAACGTGAGGTTAATATTATTAGTTAA
- a CDS encoding RNA polymerase sigma factor, with the protein MTKIEFNTLVLRQATSLRSYALHFTHDADDANDLVQDTMLKAITYYNKFKEGTNLKGWLYTIMKNTFINNYRRFVKMSTFVTKSDEISSPNLVFSSTKNQGEAKFVMDDIKKALDRLPEDYYVPFTMYFEGHKYHEIADHLDIPIGTVKTRIHVARKLLKKNLKAYDNGIAKPVYAEN; encoded by the coding sequence ATGACAAAGATTGAGTTTAACACCCTTGTACTACGTCAGGCGACTTCTTTAAGATCATACGCTTTACACTTCACGCACGACGCAGACGATGCTAACGACCTTGTCCAGGATACAATGTTGAAGGCCATAACTTATTACAACAAGTTTAAGGAAGGCACCAATTTAAAAGGATGGTTATATACCATCATGAAAAATACGTTCATCAACAACTATCGCCGTTTTGTTAAAATGAGCACCTTCGTTACTAAAAGTGATGAAATTTCATCACCTAACCTGGTATTTAGTTCAACCAAAAACCAGGGCGAAGCCAAATTTGTAATGGATGATATTAAAAAAGCTTTAGACAGGCTGCCTGAAGATTATTATGTACCCTTCACCATGTATTTTGAAGGCCATAAATACCATGAAATTGCCGATCACCTGGATATTCCTATCGGTACAGTAAAAACACGTATTCACGTAGCACGTAAACTGCTTAAGAAAAATCTTAAAGCATATGATAACGGAATCGCCAAACCCGTTTACGCAGAGAATTAA